ATTTCAGGAACCCGGCAGGCCGCGACGGCATGCTGCCCACGGTGGAGGAGACCGCCGCCTATTTCCGCGAACGGAAGATCGGCTGCATCATTTTTCCCGTCGATGCCGAGCGCGAGACCGGTTTTCGCCGCTACTCCAATTATGAGGTGGCGGAGATCGCCGCAAGGAACAGCGATATCATGGTCCCCTTCGCCTCCATCGACCCGGCCAAGGGCAAGCTTGGAGTCCGGGAAGCGAGGAGCCTGATGCGCGACCACGGCGTGCGGGGCTTCAAGTTCCACCCGACCTTTCAGGGTTTTTACCCGAATGATCGGGCCGCCTACGGGCTCTATGAGGCGATCCAGGAGGAAGGCGGCATCGCACTGTTTCATACCGGCCAGACCGGCGTCGGATCCGGCATGCATGGCGGCATGGGCATGCGGCTGAAATATTCAAATCCGATGTATCTCGACGACGTGGCGGTGGACTTCCCCGACCTGAAGATCATCGCCGCCCATCCGTCCTTTCCCTGGCAGGAAGAGGCGCTCGCCGTCGCCCAGCACAAGCCCAATGTCTATATAGACCTGTCGGGCTGGAGCCCGAAATATTTTCCGCCGATTCTGGTGAAATACGCCAATTCTCTGCTGAAGCACAAATTGCTGTTCGGCTCCGACTGGCCCGCCATCACGCCGGATCGCTGGCTCGTCGATTTTGAAAAGATCGACATCAAGGAAGAGGTTCGCCCGCTGCTTCTGAAGGAGAATGCGAGGAAGCTTCTGGCGATGTAACTGACCTGACGAAACGTGGCATTCGGATTTTTTGGGAGGAGAATTCATGAATCGCATACACACATTCGCTGCACTGGCCGCCGTCGCGATGATGGCCGCCGGAACCACCGCGTCGGCGCGCGAACTGCGCCTAGCACCGGGAGGGCCGCCGGCGCATCCGGCCTATTACATGTATGAGCATTTCGCCGAAAACATCGCCGAAAACTCGGGCGGCGCCATGACCGGCCTGATCCTCGGACCGGAGGTCGTCTCTCTGCCGCAGATGAAGGATGCGCTCCAGACCGGGCTCGTGGATGCGGGCAATGTCCTGCCGCTTTATTTTCCGGCGGATATGGAAGTGACCGGCATTGCCGGCGACCTGGCGCTGATCGGCCGCAATCCCCACGCCATGGCGATGGCGATGACGGAATACGGCATGACCTGCGAGCCCTGCCAGGAGGAGTTCAAGAAACTCGGCATGGTTTTCCTCGGCGCCGGATCGTCAAACGTCTACAACCTGATCACCATCAGGCCCGTGCGCACCGCCGACGACCTGAAGGGCATGCGTCTGCGCACCGGCGGCGCGCCCTATTCGCGCTGGGCCGAGCATTTCGGCGCAACTCCGGTCAATATCGGCGTCGGCGAAACCTTCGAGGCGATGAGCCAGGGCACGATCGACGGCACCATGGCATCGACCGTCGACCTGTTGTCGTTCCGGCTGATCGATATCGCCAAGGACGTCACCATCGTCCCGATCGGCACCTATCACGTGACGTCGAACTTCACGGCGGGACTCAACACCTGGCGCTCGCTTTCCACCAAGGAACGCGAGGAGATCGGCATGGCCGCCGCCCGCGCCAATTTCGACCTGACCGACCGCTGGGCCTTCCAGCTGCCGTCGGCGGCGAAGGAGGCGCTGGCCAAGACCGATATCGAGGTGATCGAGCCGGATCCGGCCTTCCTTGAAGCCTCGGAAGCCTTTGCCGCTCAGGACGTGAAGGATCGCACGGCGCTCTCGGGCGAGGAAGCCGCCTACTTCACCGAACTGGTGGAGAAGTGGACGGCGGTCGTCGAAGAAGTCGGCAACGATCCCGACGCTCTGGCCAGGCGCATGATCGACGACGTCTGGAGCAAGATCGACTTTTCGACCTACGGCATGTGATGCCTGAACTGGATCGCGGCGGCCGCAATGGCCGTCGCGCTTCGTGGACGATGATGTTCTTCGTCGCTTTCCTTTTTGCTCTGGAGCCCTTTGATGACCGCACTCGTTCGGCTCGCCGCCGTGGTCGCGCGTATCCTGGCATTCATCGGCGCTGCCGGCGTCGTGATGATGATGGTGCACATCAGTCTCGATGTGGCACTGCGTAACCTGTTCCGCATCTCGATCCCGGTGACGACCGAGATGGTCGCGCGCTATTACATGGTCGCCACGGCCTTCCTGCCGCTCTCCTGGCTCGAGCTGCGCCGCGAGATGGTGTCGGTCGAACTGTTCGATTTCGCGCTCACCCGTCCCGTTCGCCGCGTCTCTGACGCGCTGGTCTGCCTTCTCTCGGCGATCGTCTATGCAAGCCTTTCCTGGGCCACCTGGAATTCGGCGCTGTCCAATTTCCGCTCCGGCACCTATGTGGAGCTGGCCTCGATGAAGATGCCCGTCTGGCACAGCTACTTCCTGCCGTCGGCCGGTTTTGCCATCGCCGCGCTGACCTGCCTGCTTCTGACCTTCCAGGATCTTCATCCAGCCCCATCGGAGGAAACCGCATGAATCCCGAGGTCGGATTTGTTGGCATCGCCGTCCTGATCGTCCTGCTTCTGCTGCGTGTCCCGGTGGCCATGGCGTTGATCGCCGTCTCGTTCGGCGGCATCACCGCGCTTCTCGGGCTCACTCCGGCCTTCGGCATCCTGTCGAACACGCCCTATTCCTTTGTCGCCAGCTGGACCATGTCGGCGGTGCCGATGTTCCTGCTGATGGGTTTCGTCGCGTTTCATTCCGGGCTCACCGGCGGGCTCTTCGCCGCCGCCAAGGTGGTGCTGCGCCGCCTGCCGGGCGGGCTTGCGGTCTCGTCCATCTTCGCCTGTTCCGGCTTTGCCGCCGTTTCCGGCTCGTCGCTCGCCTGTGCGGCGGCCATGGGCCGGATCGCGATTCCGGAAATGGTCGCCGCCGGCTACCGACCTTCGATCGCGGCCGGATCGATCGCCGCCGGCGGCACGATCGGCGCGCTGATCCCGCCCTCGATCCTGATGATCATCTATGGCGTCTTCGCCGAAACCTCGGTCACCCAGGTCTTTATCGGCGGTATCGGCATCGGCGTCATCACCGCCATCGGCTATTGTCTCGTCATCATCGGCATCAGCCTCGTGCGGCCGGACCTCGTGCCATCGCGCGATACCTCACCCGTCAATGCCGAGGGCCGCGCCGCCATTTTGCAGGTGATCCCGATCACGGTTCTTGTGCTCCTGATCTTCGGCGGCATGTTCTCGGGATTTTTCACTGCGACGGAAGCCGGAGCTGTTGGCGCGCTCGGCACCATTCTGCTTGCCGCCGCCACCGGGCGGCTGACGAAGCGAAACATCACCCACTCCCTCATCGATACCGTGACCTCGACCGGGGCGCTGTTCATCATCGGGGTGGGGGCTGCGATGTTCACCCGCTTCCTCGGAATTTCCGGGCTGTCGCATTTCCTCTCGTCCTTCGTTGCCGACGCGGATCTCGGCTATTTCAAGCTGATGCTGATCATCGTGCTGATCTACCTGGCGCTCGGCACCTTCATGGAACCGTTCGGCGCCATGCTGACGACGCTGCCGATCTTCCTGCCGATCCTCAGGGCCGAGGACATCAGCCTCGTCTGGTTCGGCGTCGTCGTGGTGAAGATGCTGGAAATCGGCATGATCACGCCGCCGGTCGGCATGAATGTCTTCGTCATCAAGAACGTTGCCGGCAAATATGTTTCGATCGCGCAGGTCTTTGCCGGCGTCCTGCCCTTCATCATCATGGATCTCTTCGTGATTGCGCTGGTGATCGCCGCGCCCTCGGTGGTGATGTTCTTGCCGGATCTCTTGAAGTGAGTGACCTGCTATGCCGGGCTGGACGAGCGGAAAAGGCCGTTTCCGGCGGCCTGCTCCAGCGCGGCGACGAAAAGCCGCTGCTCGGCCGTCGGCGTCACATTGGTGCGCATGGAAACGCCGACGGGGCCGCCGAGCAGGTCGTTATCTATGGCCAGCGTCGCCAGCGTGCCGTTTTCGAGCTCGTCGCGCACCACGCCTTCGGAGATGAACCAGACCGTATCGGAATCGAGCACGACCCGGCGCCCGAAGGCGAGCGCCACGCTCTCGAAGGCGGGTTCCGGCTGGGCGAGGCCAAGCGCATGGAGATAGGCCGTCACCAGCGGCGCGATCACCGCGCCCGGCGGCGGCAGCATCAGCGGGTGGCTCCGCAGGGCTTCGGCATCCGGGGCAAGGCCGTCGAGCGGATGGCCGCGACGCACGACGGCAACGATCCGTTCCGAATAGAGCTGGCGGAAGGAAAGTCCCTCCATCAGCGTTGCCGATGCCATGCGGCCGACGACCATGTCGAGCGCGCCCTCTCTCAACTGGGAAAGCAGCAGCCAGTTGGGGCCGGTGGTTACCCGCAGCATGCATTGCGGCGCGCTGTGGCGAAGATGAAGCGCTGCACGCGGGACGAGCGCGGTCGAGGCCGTTGGCAGCGCGCCGACGACGAGGCGGGTGCGCGGCGGCCGGCCCTCGCGCACAAGGTCCTGGGCGCGGACGAGGTCCACCAGCGCCTGGCCGCCATATTGCTGGAAGGTCTTGCCCGCCTGCGTCAGCGTCAGCCGGCGGCCGGAGCGGTCAAACAGTTCGACCTGCAGGATCTCCTCCAGTTCGCGGATGGTTTTCGAGACGGCGGGTTGGCTGACATGAAGCGCGCTCGCGGCCCCGCTCAGCGAGCCGCGTCGCGCGGTTTCGAGAAAAGAGCGCAGATGACGCATGCGCAGGCGAGGATCGAGCAAGGTTAACCTATAGGTTATGATACTTTCCCTTAAATATAATTTTTTGTGCGCCCTGGCTATGGCAAAACAGACTGGGAGGAACGCATGATCATTCAAGCGAACGGCACTGCACTGCATGTGCGCCAGGACGGGCCTGAAGACGGCCGCGCGGTTTTGTTCATCAATTCGCTGGGGACCGATCTCAGGGTCTGGGACCGGCTCATAGAGCTTATGCCGAAGGGGCTTCGGCTCGTCCGTTATGACAAGCGCGGCCACGGGCTTTCCGGCCTTGGTCCCGCCGATACCCGTCTTTCCATCGAAACCCTTGCCGATGACGCGATCGCCCTTTGCGAGGCTCTGGAGCTTGAGGACGTGATGCTTGTCGGCCTTTCGATCGGCGGGCTGATCGCGCAGTCCGCGGCCCTCAGGCGTCCCGACCTCGTGGACGCCATGGTGTTGATGGATACGGCGATGCGCATCGGTACGCCCGAGAGCTGGCAGGACCGAATCGCTGCTCTTCAGGCCGGCGGCATCGCCGCGATTTCCGACGCCGTTTTGGCGCGCTGGTTCGCGCCGGCGTTTCTCGCATCGCCCGAGGCTGCGATGTGGCGTGCCATGCTGGAGCGCACGCCGCTCGACGGCTATATAGACTGTTGCAGGGCGTTGGCCGGCGCCGACTATTCGGCCCGCGCGGCGGAGGTGAAGTGCCCGGTGCTTGCCCTTTGCGGCGCGCTCGACGGATCGACGCCGCCCGATCTCGTGCGCGAGACCGCCGTTGCATACAGGGCGCCGTTTCACCTGATCGACAATGCCGGCCACCTGCCGCCGGTGGAACAGCCCGAGGCCGTTGCGAGCCTTCTTTCCGGCTTCCTGCAAAGCACGTCCGAGAGAGCCGGTGGCGGTCGCCTTGAAACCGGGATGCGGGTTCGCCGCGCGGTTCTGGGCGATGCCCATGTCGATCGCGCCGAAGCGGCAAAGACGCCGCTCGACGAGGCCTTCCAGACATTGATCACCGAAAGCGCCTGGGGCACGGTCTGGGCCTCGGACGCGATCAGCCGGCGCGAACGCTCGATGCTGACGCTGGCGCTGCTCGCCGCAACCGGCAATTTCGAGGAAATCCCGATGCATATCCGCGCGACGGCCCGCACCGGGGCCAGCCGGCAGGACGTGGTGGAGGCTTTCCAGCATGTTGCCATCTATGCCGGCGTGCCGCGCGCCAATCATGCCTTGAAACTGGCAAAGGCTGCCTTTGCCGAAATGGAGGAAAATGACGATGACTGATCTGGGACCACTGATCCCGCGAAACCGGATGGTTCATCCCCCGGCTTATACGCCGGGCTACAAGACCTCGGTCGCCCGCTCGCCGAACCTGCCGCTCCTGTCTCTGGAAAGCGGCCCCTCGGAGGAGACCGGCCCGGTTTTTGGCCATAACCAGCTCGGGCCGCTCGACAACAACCTGATCCTCAACTGGACGAAGGGCGAGGCGCCCGCCGTCGGCGAGCGCATCCTGGTCTATGGCCGCATCATGGACGAGCGCGGCAAGCCGGTGCCCGAAACGCTGATCGAGATCTGGCAGGCCAATGCCGGCGGTCGCTACCGCCACAAGAAGGACACGTATTTTGCCCCGCTCGACCCGAATTTCGGCGGCTGCGGGCGCACGATCACCGATGCCGAGGGCAACTATCAGTTCCTCACCATCCGGCCCGGCGCCTATCCCTGGCCCAATGGCGGCAATGACTGGCGGCCGATGCATATCCACGTCTCGGCCTACGGCCACAGTTTCGGCCAGCGGCTGATCACCCAGATGTATTTCGAGGGCGATCCGCTGATCCCGCTCTGTCCGATTGCCAACACCGTGCGACAGCGCGGCGATCTCGACGGCCTTGTCGCGCCGCTCGACATGAACATGTCACGCCCGCATGACTTCCTGGCCTACAAGTTCGACATCGTCCTGCGCGGCCGCCGCCAGACCATGTTCGAGAACAAGATGGAGGGGATGTGATATGGTCCAGAAACTTCAAAACCTCAAGGAAACGGCATCCCAGACCGCCGGTCCCTACGTCCATATCGGCCTGATGCCGACTTATGCCGGCAATCCGGGCTCCTACGAGCAGGAGATTGGTGCGAGCCCCATTTCGGAAGGGGCGAAGGGCAAGATCATCGAGATCCGCGGTCAGGTCTTCGACGGAACGGGCAATGCGATCCGAGATGCCATGCTGGAAAGCTGGCAGCCGGATGCCTCCGGCATCTTTCCTGGCCAGCCGGGCGCGGACCCCGCCGTTTCCGGCCTCTGCCGCTTTGCAGCCGACGCCGACAGCGGCGAGTTCGTTCTGAAAACGGTGAAGCCCGGCGCCTTCAGGGGCAGGGGCGGCTCGCACAACGCGCCGCATATCTCGCTGTGGATCGTCGCGCGCGGCATCAATATCGGTCTCAACACCCGCATCTATTTCGAGGATGAGGACAATGCCAATGACCGCATCCTCAAGGCCGTCGAACTGAAGCACCGGGTGCCGACGCTGATCGCGAAGAAAACCGGCGATGGGCAGTATCGTTTCGATGTCCGTCTGCAGGGTGACGCCGAGACGGTGTTTCTGGATATCTGACGGGGCAACAAACCTTGCCGCCGCCAATCTTCCCCTTGAGGGCGGGGCTCTCGCTGACAGCTTTGCCGCACCGCCCTCAAGGCTTCTCGCCCCGGATGGGAGAGCGGATATGGAGCGACATCCAAGGTCGTCTGCGATAGCCCTCGCCATGAAGAGGAGAGATCGGACAAGCGCGGTTGGCTTTCGACGGGCATGAAGGCATTCTCTCCGAGTCAATCAGACAGAAGTTACCCGGTTTTTCAGGGAGCATCAGGCGTGACCATATCGGCATTCGAACATCCCTGGCTCGGCGGCTATTTTGGCGACCCGGAAACCGCCGCGATCTGGTCGCCGGAGCGACAATTGCGGCACATGCTGGCCTTCGAGGCAGCCTGGAGCCGGGCGCTGGCCGCGACAGGGCGCTGTGATGCGGGAGACGCCGAGAAGGTCGCTATTGCGATCGAACGCGCCGAGATCGCGCCGGAAGCGCTCAGGGCGGGCATGGCGTCGGATGGCGTGCCGGTGCCGGCGCTCCTTGCTCTTCTGCGCAAGGGCGTGCCGGATGCCGCCCTGCACAAGGGCGCGACGTCGCAGGATGTGGTCGACACCGCGCTGGCCCTGACCTTGCAGGAGACGACGGCGCTGTTTCTCGACCGTCTGGCAGAGCTTGATGCAGCCCTGCAGGCGCTTGAGCGCGCCTTTGGCGATGAGAAGCTCATGGGCCGCACGCGCATGCAGGCGGCGGCCGAAATCAAGGCGCGCGAGCGGATCGCCACATGGCGGTTTCCGCTCGCAGACCATGCCGATCGGCTGAGATCCCTTGGGCCGCGCATCGAGAAGGTTCAGATCGGCGGCGCTGCCGGCGACCGTGCGGCGTTTGGCGATAAGGCGGACGCCATGGTCGCCTCCGTCGCCGCGCAACTTGGTCTTCAGCCCACCGAAAAAGCCTGGCATGCCATGCGCGAGGGTATTGCCGACTATGCCTCGATGCTCTCGCTGGTTTCCGGAACGCTCGGCAAGATGGGCCAGGACGTGGCGCTGATGGCGCAGCAGGGCATTGACGAGATCGCCCTTTCCGGCGGCGGTGGTTCGTCCGCTATGCCGCACAAGAGCAACCCGGTCCTGGCCGAACTGCTGGTGACGCTTGCCCGGTTCAACGCGGTGCAGGTTTCCGGCCTGCATCATGCGCTCATCCATGAGCAGGAGCGTTCGGGCGCGGCGTGGAACCTGGAATGGATGATCCTGCCGCAAATGGCGCTTGCAACCGGTCGGTCTCTTTCGGCGGCGCTTGAGCTTTGCGGCAAGATCAGGCGGATCGGCAAGGGGTAGCGGGCCGTCCGCATTTCAGCCTCAGAAGGTTACGCCTTCCGCCTCCAGCCGCTCCAGCACCAGTTCGGCCGATGTCAGCCGTTCGGCGGCGTTGCGGGCAAAGGCAAGCGTCAGCAGTTTGCGCCGCGCCGGCGCCAGCCTGTGCTCGGGGGCGGGACGGATGACTTCAGCGCCGTAGCGGTCGGCGAGCAGCAGGCCGCAATCTTCCGGAAAGATGTCGAGCGGAACGCCCGCATGGGTGGCGAAGAACAGCCGGTCGCAGTAGCCGCGGTATTCCGGCCATTTGGTGTCGACGCGAAAATCCTCGATCGATGACTTGATCTCGATGATCCAGATCTCGCCTTTCTCGGTGAGACAGATGAGGTCGGCGCGGCGGCCGTTCCTGAGCGTCATCTCGCTGATCGAGGCGTTGCGCATATGTTTCATCAGATGCTGGACGCCGCGGCGGACCAAGAGCGCTCGTTCGGACTGGCGGCCGTCGGCCGTCGGGTTCTTGGCGTGAAGATCGACAATCGCCATGGAACTTCCTTTTGATCGATGCATTTTCACAACAGCGCAGTGCCGGCGTGTGGTCGTTTAAATGGCTTCCCACCACTTGCGCTTGTCACGCAATGAAATGTTAACCATAAGCTTTTATCAGCTAACTATTATCACTTTTCGCTTCAATCGTCGCCACGAGACCGCTCATGCACATCAGAATGCTTCTTCTTGCACTCTCTCTAACCGGACTGCTTGCCGCTGCGGGCTGCACCACGACCGACGGCATGTCCTCGGGCAAGATGGCGCCGATCTCCGCTTATGCGGCCGTCAATGACGAGGGTATCGATCTGCCGCGCGTCCCGATTACCGAGGTCGACGACAAGTATCGACGCCAGATCGTGGACTACGAGACGGATGAAGCGCCCGGCACGATCGTGGTCGACACCAAGGAGCGCCTGCTGTATTACGTCGAGGAAGACGGCAAGGCCGTGCGTTACGGCATCGGCGTCGGCCGCGACGGTTTCCGCTGGTCCGGCAACGCCTATATCGGCCGCCGCGCCGAGTGGCCCACCTGGTATCCGCCGTCAGCCATGATCAAGCGCCAGCCGGAACTGAAGGAATATGCCGGCGGCATGGAGCCCGGGATCATGAACCCGCTCGGCGCCCGTGCGCTTTATCTTTACCGCAACGGCAACGACACCATGTTCCGCATTCACGGCAATCCCAACTGGACCTCGATCGGCCAGGCGGTGTCCTCCGGCTGTATCCGCATGATCAACCAGGACATCATCGACCTTTATGCCCGCGTCGACCCCGACAAGCGCACCAAGGTTGTCGTGCTGCCGGGCTGATCACGGCCGACGCGGTTTCGAAGGCGGTTCTCCGGAGCCGCCTTTTTCATTTGCAAATCCGCGAATTGCAGCGCCCGCGCTTGATTTTGGCGACTGCTTCGATAGATAGAGCCGATACACTTCAAGCGGCATGACCTTTCGCCGCATCCCGAAAGGCCCGGCTATGCAGACCCCCTATTACCTCATCGACAGGTCCAGACTTCAGGAAAACCTCGACAAGATCGCCTGGCTGCGCGAGGCTTCCGGCGCCAAGGCGCTTCTGGCGCTCAAATGCTTTGCGACGTGGTCGGTTTTCGACCAGATGCGCCGGTATATGGACGGCACCACCTCGTCCTCGCTTTATGAGGTCAAGCTCGGCTACGAAAAATTCGGCGGCGAGACCCATGCCTATTCGGTGGCCTACGGCGAAGACGAGATCGACGAGGTTCTGGAAAACTGCGACAAGATCATCTTCAACTCGATCGGCCAGCTTTCGCGTTTCAAGGCGCAGTCGGAGGGCAAGATCCGGGGCTTGCGCGTCAACCCGCAGGTTTCGACCTCGGATTTCGACCTTGCCGATCCGGCCCGTCCCTTCTCGCGCCTTGGCGAGCATGATCCGGCGGTGATTGAAACCGTCCTCGATCAGGTTTCCGGCTTCATGTTTCACAACAACTGCGAGAACGAGGATTTCGACCGTTTCGACGAAATGCTGACCGTCATCGAGCAGCGCTTCGGTCATTTGATCGAGCGCCTCGACTGGGTAAGTCTCGGCGGCGGCATCCATTTCACCGGCGAGAACTATCCGCTGGAAAAGCTCGCCGCGCGGCTCAAGGCCTTTGCCGAGAAATACGGCGTTCAGGTCTATCTGGAGCCCGGCGAGGCGGCCATCACGGGTGCCGCGACGCTGGAAGTGACCGTGCTCGACACGCTGAACAACGGCAAGGATCTCGCCATTGTCGATTCGTCGATCGAGGCGCATATGCTCGACCTGCTGATCTATCGCGAAAGCGCGAAGATTTCGCCCGATACCGGCCCCCACCAGGTGATGATCTGCGGAAAATCCTGCCTTGCCGGCGATATTTTCGGCGAGTTTTCCTTTGAGCAACCGATCAAGGTCGGCGACCGGCTGTCGATCGAGAACGCCGCCGGTTACACGATGGTCAAGAAGAACTGGTTCAATGGCGTGAAGATGCCGTCGATCGCGATCCGTGAGGAGAATGGCGAGATCCGCACCGTTCGCGAATTCGGCTATGACGATTTCAGATCCGCCCTGTCGTGAGGCCGGGCTGACCCCGCGGAGCGGTTCGCCGCTCCAACCCTTGATTTCGGGCAGGCAAAGCTGCCCAAAACCGGAGGCGTTGTTCCGATGAAGAAAAATGTGCTGATTATCGGCGCGGGCGGCGTGGCCCAGGTGGTCGCCCATAAATGTGCCCAGAACAATGATGTGCTCGGCGATATCCATATCGCTTCGCGCACCAAGTCCAAATGCGATGCGATCATCGAGAGCGTTCTGGAAAAGAAGGCGATGAAACAGGATGGCGTCCTGCTCGCCCATCAGCTTGATGCGCTCGATATTTCCTCGACCGTGGCGCTGATCAACCAGACCGGCGTCGAGATCGTCATCAATGTCGGCACCGCCTTCCTCAACATGTCGGTGCTGGAAGCCTGCCTTGAAACCGGCGCGGCCTATATCGACACCGCCATCCACGAAGAGCCCGACAAGATCTGCGAAACCCCGCCGTGGTATGCGAACTACGAGTGGAAGCGCAAGGATCGTTGCGCGGAAAATGGCGTCACCGCCATTCTCGGCGCCGGTTTCGATCCGGGCGTCGTCAATGCCTATGCCCGTCTTGCCAAGGATGACTATGTCGATGACATCACCGACATCGACATTGTCGACATCAATGCCGGCAGCCATGGCAAGTATTTCGCCACGAATTTCGACCCGGAGATCAATTTCCGCGAGTTCACCGGCACGGTCTATGCCTGGCAGAACAATGAATGGACGACGAACAGGATGTTCGAGGTCGGCCACGAGTTCGATCTGCCGGTCGTCGGCAAGCAGAAGGCCTATATGTCCGGCCATGATGAAATTCATTCTTTGTCGAAGAATATGGGCTCGCCCAATGTCCGCTTCTGGATGGGTTTCGGCGACCACTACATCAATGTCTTCACCGTGCTGAAAAGCCTCGGCCTCTTGTCTGAACAGCCGGTGATGACGGCCGAAGGCCAGGAAGTGGTGCCGCTGAAGGTGGTCAAGGCCGTGCTGCCCGACCCGTCATCGCTGGCGCCGAA
This window of the Martelella lutilitoris genome carries:
- a CDS encoding L,D-transpeptidase; amino-acid sequence: MHIRMLLLALSLTGLLAAAGCTTTDGMSSGKMAPISAYAAVNDEGIDLPRVPITEVDDKYRRQIVDYETDEAPGTIVVDTKERLLYYVEEDGKAVRYGIGVGRDGFRWSGNAYIGRRAEWPTWYPPSAMIKRQPELKEYAGGMEPGIMNPLGARALYLYRNGNDTMFRIHGNPNWTSIGQAVSSGCIRMINQDIIDLYARVDPDKRTKVVVLPG
- the nspC gene encoding carboxynorspermidine decarboxylase, which produces MQTPYYLIDRSRLQENLDKIAWLREASGAKALLALKCFATWSVFDQMRRYMDGTTSSSLYEVKLGYEKFGGETHAYSVAYGEDEIDEVLENCDKIIFNSIGQLSRFKAQSEGKIRGLRVNPQVSTSDFDLADPARPFSRLGEHDPAVIETVLDQVSGFMFHNNCENEDFDRFDEMLTVIEQRFGHLIERLDWVSLGGGIHFTGENYPLEKLAARLKAFAEKYGVQVYLEPGEAAITGAATLEVTVLDTLNNGKDLAIVDSSIEAHMLDLLIYRESAKISPDTGPHQVMICGKSCLAGDIFGEFSFEQPIKVGDRLSIENAAGYTMVKKNWFNGVKMPSIAIREENGEIRTVREFGYDDFRSALS
- a CDS encoding saccharopine dehydrogenase family protein; this translates as MKKNVLIIGAGGVAQVVAHKCAQNNDVLGDIHIASRTKSKCDAIIESVLEKKAMKQDGVLLAHQLDALDISSTVALINQTGVEIVINVGTAFLNMSVLEACLETGAAYIDTAIHEEPDKICETPPWYANYEWKRKDRCAENGVTAILGAGFDPGVVNAYARLAKDDYVDDITDIDIVDINAGSHGKYFATNFDPEINFREFTGTVYAWQNNEWTTNRMFEVGHEFDLPVVGKQKAYMSGHDEIHSLSKNMGSPNVRFWMGFGDHYINVFTVLKSLGLLSEQPVMTAEGQEVVPLKVVKAVLPDPSSLAPNYTGKTCIGDFVKGTKDGKPAEVFIYNVSDHKEAYNEVGSQGISFTAGVPPVAAAILVASGDWDVKTMANVEELPPKPFLHILNQIGLPTRIRDENGDRALDFSKSV